A section of the Campylobacter porcelli genome encodes:
- a CDS encoding MlaE family ABC transporter permease: MSKFEFDGDILRLFGRWDYRISKDDLRRLKGLNPSKIDLANLEHIDYAMAIFFSKNLGEFELINSNDKFDKIFALVRDKGILNLAIDKSRDINLIEQVGKSIIDIRLNIINFCIFLGQFLFVLIAGFKEPFKIRFQELSNHIKTAGFGSVGIVGLTSFLIGVVLAYQGASMLSQFGASIYVVDIMGIMTLREVGPLIAAIVIAGRSASSYTAQIGVMKITEEIEAMKTMGFDPFKFVVMPRIMALIIAVPLVVFLANAISILAQMIVCKIYLDFSFYEYLQRFKESVELRHFFVGMIKTPFFGAVIGLIGCMRGFEVSGSTNSVGQLTTKSVVNAIFWIIALDALFSVIYTELGV; encoded by the coding sequence ATGAGTAAATTTGAGTTTGATGGCGATATACTGCGTCTATTTGGAAGATGGGATTATAGGATTAGCAAAGATGATTTAAGGAGATTAAAAGGCTTAAATCCATCTAAGATTGATCTTGCTAATTTAGAGCATATAGATTATGCTATGGCTATATTTTTTAGTAAAAATTTGGGCGAATTTGAGCTTATTAATTCTAATGATAAATTTGATAAAATTTTTGCTTTAGTGCGTGATAAGGGGATTTTAAATTTAGCAATTGACAAGTCAAGGGATATAAATTTAATTGAGCAAGTTGGCAAATCAATCATCGATATACGGCTTAATATTATAAATTTTTGTATATTTTTAGGGCAGTTTTTGTTTGTGTTGATCGCTGGATTTAAAGAGCCATTTAAGATTAGATTTCAAGAGCTTTCTAATCATATTAAAACTGCTGGTTTTGGGTCTGTGGGGATAGTGGGGCTTACTAGTTTTTTAATTGGTGTGGTTTTAGCCTATCAAGGTGCTAGTATGCTTAGTCAATTTGGTGCTAGTATCTATGTGGTGGATATTATGGGGATAATGACCTTGCGTGAGGTTGGGCCTTTGATAGCTGCGATTGTGATAGCTGGTAGGTCTGCTTCTAGCTATACAGCGCAAATTGGCGTGATGAAGATAACTGAAGAGATAGAAGCTATGAAAACTATGGGCTTTGATCCATTTAAATTTGTTGTTATGCCTAGGATTATGGCACTTATCATCGCTGTGCCTTTGGTGGTCTTTTTAGCCAATGCAATTAGCATTTTAGCCCAGATGATAGTGTGTAAAATATATTTAGATTTTAGCTTTTATGAGTATTTACAAAGATTTAAAGAGAGTGTGGAGCTAAGGCATTTTTTTGTAGGGATGATTAAGACGCCGTTTTTTGGTGCTGTAATTGGACTGATTGGTTGTATGAGGGGATTTGAGGTTAGTGGAAGCACAAATAGTGTAGGTCAGCTAACTACTAAAAGCGTGGTAAATGCGATATTTTGGATTATTGCATTAGATGCGTTATTTTCAGTGATTTATACAGAGCTTGGCGTATGA
- a CDS encoding ABC transporter ATP-binding protein has product MIVGKDIVTTYNDRIINDGANFHIKSGEIYGLLGGSGSGKTTLLKTMIFLKKPSSGSVKIGGVDIWRASLKEQESIKLQMGVMFQFGALFSNMSVLDNIGIMLREYSEFSQNDIDEVAKMWLIKVGLKPNAMSLYPSELSGGMKKRVALARALALSPRVLFLDEPNSGLDPISARAMDRLICEIRDSLGVTIVMVTHDVDSIFNILDRFLIVDNKKIVFEGDLKQALEFKDNPLKDLFMMR; this is encoded by the coding sequence ATGATAGTTGGTAAAGATATAGTAACTACTTATAATGATAGAATCATTAATGATGGGGCAAATTTTCATATAAAAAGTGGTGAGATTTATGGTCTTTTGGGTGGGTCTGGAAGTGGTAAAACCACGCTTTTAAAAACCATGATATTTTTAAAAAAGCCAAGTAGCGGAAGTGTGAAGATTGGCGGGGTGGATATTTGGAGAGCATCTTTAAAAGAGCAAGAGAGCATTAAGTTACAAATGGGGGTTATGTTTCAGTTTGGGGCGCTTTTTAGTAATATGAGTGTTTTGGATAATATTGGAATTATGCTTAGGGAGTATAGTGAATTTAGCCAAAATGATATAGATGAAGTGGCTAAAATGTGGCTTATAAAAGTTGGATTAAAACCAAATGCGATGAGTTTGTATCCTAGTGAGTTAAGTGGTGGAATGAAAAAGAGAGTGGCGTTAGCTAGGGCTTTAGCACTTAGTCCAAGGGTGCTATTTTTAGATGAGCCAAACTCCGGACTTGACCCTATAAGTGCTAGGGCGATGGATAGATTGATTTGTGAAATTAGAGATAGCTTGGGCGTTACCATAGTTATGGTAACTCACGATGTAGATAGTATATTTAATATTTTGGATAGATTTTTGATAGTGGATAATAAGAAGATTGTATTTGAGGGGGATTTAAAACAAGCTTTGGAATTTAAAGACAATCCATTAAAAGATCTATTTATGATGAGGTAG
- a CDS encoding MlaD family protein translates to MENRNSYFIVGLFFCLVVGFMGVFLLFMQGHNGKDMRDYYIVTKELPNGIKKDSEVRFIGVPVGYVKDIYFSNPSLATIEIWLSVDDNLPIKIDSKAIVERSGISGIAHINITKGSDEARVFDKKERAELMMGEGLLDKIGSKTANLTDSLDRIANKIDISLKQENIDKLINSIDRLNSLMNVIASYENLEKIDNIISNINGITSDLNGANLQNVILNLDKTINSVGGTWASIDSRVKDGQMDFKSIVAPTLNLATDSISQLNDLLIQIKNNLNNLEDNPYEFFFKNRDDK, encoded by the coding sequence ATGGAAAATAGAAATTCATACTTTATAGTCGGGCTATTTTTTTGCTTAGTTGTTGGCTTTATGGGGGTGTTTTTACTCTTTATGCAAGGGCATAATGGTAAGGATATGAGAGATTATTATATCGTTACAAAAGAGCTTCCAAATGGGATTAAAAAAGATAGCGAAGTTCGCTTTATAGGGGTTCCAGTAGGATATGTGAAGGATATTTATTTTAGCAATCCAAGTCTAGCTACTATTGAAATTTGGCTTAGCGTAGATGATAATTTACCTATAAAAATCGATAGCAAAGCCATTGTAGAGAGATCTGGTATTAGCGGGATTGCTCATATTAATATCACAAAAGGTAGCGATGAGGCTAGGGTATTTGATAAAAAAGAGCGAGCCGAGCTTATGATGGGTGAGGGCTTATTAGATAAAATTGGCTCTAAAACGGCAAATTTGACAGATAGCTTAGATAGGATTGCAAATAAGATTGATATATCTTTAAAGCAAGAGAATATAGATAAATTGATAAATTCGATTGATCGTTTAAATTCGCTTATGAATGTCATAGCAAGTTATGAAAATTTGGAGAAAATTGATAATATTATATCAAACATAAATGGTATAACTAGCGATTTAAATGGGGCAAATTTACAAAATGTGATTTTAAATTTAGATAAAACTATAAATAGCGTAGGTGGGACTTGGGCTAGTATTGATAGTAGGGTCAAAGATGGACAAATGGATTTTAAATCCATCGTTGCCCCGACTTTGAATTTAGCCACTGATAGCATTTCGCAGCTAAATGATCTATTAATTCAGATAAAAAATAATTTAAATAATTTGGAGGATAATCCTTATGAGTTTTTCTTTAAAAATAGAGATGATAAGTAG
- the lgt gene encoding prolipoprotein diacylglyceryl transferase, with protein sequence MNPVAFSLFGINVHWYGIMYVLALLIALWAAKYFVKKDKIAISNSLLDSYFFWVEIGVILGARIGYIIIYDPNTLYYLTHPWQIFNPFANGEFVGIRGMSYHGAVIGFVVATLLFCRVFKQNILLYLDLVAISVPLGYIFGRIGNFLNQELIGRVTDVSWGVMSAGALRHPSQIYEAVLEGVAIFIILYLYRRYKRFNGELIALYAMLYPIMRFICEFYREPDFGIGFVAFGLSMGQILSIIMFGFGLWLYFWLKFTKK encoded by the coding sequence ATGAACCCAGTGGCATTTAGCCTATTTGGAATAAATGTGCATTGGTATGGAATTATGTATGTTTTGGCCCTATTAATCGCACTTTGGGCTGCTAAATATTTTGTCAAAAAAGATAAGATTGCTATCTCAAATTCACTTTTGGACAGCTACTTTTTTTGGGTTGAGATTGGCGTAATTTTGGGAGCTAGGATAGGATATATCATCATATATGACCCAAATACACTATACTACCTTACCCATCCGTGGCAGATATTTAATCCCTTTGCTAATGGCGAATTTGTAGGGATTAGAGGTATGAGCTATCATGGTGCGGTGATCGGATTTGTCGTTGCTACCTTGCTATTTTGCCGTGTATTTAAACAAAATATACTTTTATATTTAGACCTTGTGGCTATTAGTGTGCCTTTAGGTTATATATTTGGCAGGATTGGCAACTTTTTAAATCAAGAGTTAATAGGTCGTGTAACGGATGTAAGCTGGGGTGTGATGAGTGCTGGAGCGCTTCGCCATCCTAGTCAGATATATGAAGCTGTGCTTGAAGGGGTGGCGATATTTATTATTTTATACCTTTATAGGCGTTATAAGAGATTTAATGGCGAATTAATCGCCCTTTATGCTATGCTTTATCCGATTATGCGATTTATCTGTGAATTTTATAGAGAGCCTGATTTTGGTATTGGATTTGTAGCATTTGGGCTAAGTATGGGGCAAATTCTATCTATTATTATGTTTGGCTTTGGTCTTTGGCTATACTTTTGGCTTAAATTTACTAAAAAATAG
- a CDS encoding heavy metal translocating P-type ATPase — protein MNKIELKISGMSCVNCANSIAKSALKIPGIKSANIDFNTHCGVFEYDKEDNIQALKDKIIKLGFSIQSSQSDLEIAQKKELKSYQNKFIISIIISMILMWIEMSQYDLAWLMAILAAIGVFYCGFGFYWHAIKSLKEQNYDMNVLIFLGTFCAFCYSIFATIFNSYIPLNLNYLYFSGATMIISFVLLGRYLESKAKAMASSHLKALIDLSPAKAFIITSDGSAKEIVASKLKIGDIVLVKTGSIIPCDGVIENGGAEIDTSAINGESLPVYRSIAQEVYSGTLVCNGHILIRVTKSPNSTLLAQILELIQTAASKKLAISKLADKIANIFVPSIVAIAVATFYIWAIMGMPFQGALSAICVLIISCPCALGLATPIAIVCAISLALKHSILIKNPAALEQFSNLKFAVFDKTGTITTGDISVIETNLNKESLSLVASISSLNSHPISKAIAQYAKELVDTKFQAKFEYISGLGIKGDNILIGNERLLSLNSVFIDENNKAIIEQKIEVGYGIVLVAIGGEFSGYIAISDTIKPEAKEIIDTLKSQNITPVILSGDNQKISNEVAKKLGIEMVYSEVLPQQKYEIIERLKESGKVAFIADGINDAAALKSADISIAMNSGSDLAKNSADIILMQNNLNGVIKSINLAKKSSDTIKQNLIWAFGYNAICIPIAAGVLEPSFGIHLTPMWAAFAMSLSSISVVLNSLRLKLSKI, from the coding sequence TTGAATAAGATTGAGCTAAAAATTAGCGGAATGAGCTGTGTAAATTGTGCAAATTCCATCGCCAAATCTGCCTTAAAAATACCAGGAATTAAATCTGCAAATATCGATTTTAACACTCATTGCGGTGTATTTGAATATGACAAAGAGGATAATATCCAAGCACTTAAAGATAAGATTATTAAGCTTGGATTTAGCATACAAAGTAGTCAAAGTGATTTAGAAATAGCCCAAAAAAAGGAGCTAAAAAGCTACCAAAATAAATTTATAATCTCCATAATTATAAGCATGATTTTAATGTGGATAGAGATGAGCCAATATGATTTAGCGTGGTTAATGGCTATTTTGGCCGCTATTGGGGTGTTTTATTGTGGATTTGGATTTTATTGGCATGCTATAAAAAGCTTAAAAGAGCAAAATTATGATATGAATGTATTGATATTTTTAGGCACTTTTTGTGCTTTTTGCTACTCTATTTTTGCGACAATTTTTAATAGCTATATCCCATTGAATTTAAACTACCTCTACTTTAGCGGTGCGACTATGATTATCTCTTTTGTCTTGCTTGGTAGATACCTAGAGAGTAAGGCTAAAGCTATGGCTTCATCGCATCTAAAAGCCTTAATCGACCTAAGTCCAGCCAAAGCCTTTATCATCACAAGCGATGGCAGTGCTAAGGAGATAGTAGCAAGTAAGCTTAAAATTGGTGATATAGTTTTAGTCAAAACAGGCTCCATAATCCCATGCGATGGTGTGATAGAAAATGGTGGAGCTGAGATTGATACAAGTGCTATAAATGGCGAGAGTTTGCCTGTTTATCGCAGTATAGCTCAAGAGGTTTATAGTGGGACTTTGGTTTGTAATGGTCATATACTAATAAGAGTTACTAAAAGCCCAAATTCAACCCTACTAGCACAGATATTAGAGCTTATACAAACCGCAGCGAGCAAAAAATTAGCCATATCCAAACTAGCAGATAAAATAGCAAATATTTTCGTCCCTAGCATAGTAGCTATAGCGGTGGCTACATTTTATATATGGGCGATTATGGGTATGCCATTTCAAGGCGCTTTGAGTGCGATTTGTGTGCTAATAATCTCATGCCCTTGCGCACTTGGACTTGCTACTCCAATTGCTATAGTTTGCGCTATATCTTTAGCCTTAAAACACTCCATTTTAATCAAAAATCCAGCAGCTCTAGAGCAGTTTAGCAATCTCAAATTTGCTGTATTTGATAAAACTGGGACAATCACAACTGGCGATATTAGCGTGATAGAGACAAATTTAAATAAAGAGAGCTTATCTTTAGTAGCTAGCATTTCATCATTAAACTCTCATCCAATCTCAAAAGCAATAGCACAATACGCAAAAGAGCTTGTAGATACCAAATTTCAAGCTAAATTTGAGTATATCAGCGGGCTTGGGATTAAAGGCGATAATATTTTAATTGGTAATGAGAGATTATTAAGCTTAAATTCAGTATTCATAGATGAAAATAATAAAGCCATCATAGAGCAAAAAATAGAAGTCGGATATGGCATCGTCCTAGTAGCAATAGGTGGCGAGTTTAGCGGATATATCGCAATTAGCGATACTATAAAACCTGAGGCAAAAGAGATTATAGATACTCTAAAATCGCAAAATATCACCCCTGTTATCCTAAGTGGAGATAACCAAAAAATAAGCAACGAAGTAGCCAAAAAGCTTGGAATAGAGATGGTATATAGCGAGGTTTTACCACAGCAAAAATATGAGATTATAGAGAGGTTAAAAGAGTCTGGCAAGGTCGCTTTCATCGCTGATGGGATCAATGACGCAGCTGCTTTGAAAAGTGCTGATATATCAATAGCGATGAATTCTGGGAGTGATCTAGCTAAAAATAGTGCGGATATAATCTTAATGCAAAATAATCTAAATGGCGTGATAAAAAGCATAAATTTAGCCAAAAAAAGTAGCGATACCATAAAGCAAAATTTGATATGGGCATTTGGCTATAATGCCATTTGTATCCCTATTGCCGCTGGGGTTTTGGAGCCATCTTTTGGAATTCATCTTACACCTATGTGGGCGGCATTTGCTATGAGTCTTAGCTCTATTAGCGTAGTTTTAAACTCACTAAGATTAAAGCTTAGTAAAATTTAA
- a CDS encoding heavy metal transport/detoxification protein produces MKFEVKNINCQSCVNLIKNSLEDEFGTIIIDLTSEPKILTIDINSDEIKAKFIDELNELGFEVIKEI; encoded by the coding sequence GTGAAATTTGAAGTTAAAAATATCAATTGTCAAAGTTGTGTAAATTTGATTAAAAACTCCCTTGAAGATGAATTTGGCACTATTATCATTGATTTAACAAGTGAGCCAAAAATTCTTACCATAGATATAAATAGTGATGAGATTAAGGCTAAATTTATAGATGAGCTAAATGAGCTTGGTTTTGAAGTTATTAAAGAAATTTAG
- a CDS encoding YebC/PmpR family DNA-binding transcriptional regulator, with product MGRAFEYRRASKEARWDKMSKLFPKLAKAITVAAKEGGSDPDMNPKLRSAIATAKAQNMPKDNIDAAIKRASGKDSSDIKTIFYDGKAAHGVQIIVEAATDNATRTVANVKAIFNKNGGEILPSGSLSFMFSRKAVFEVGVPNSDLEELELELIDYGLELLEKGENSLMIYGDYKSFGTLSDGIEKCNLTLKKGSLQYIPNSTITLNDEELGEIEKLLDKLDDDDDVQAVYTNIE from the coding sequence ATGGGACGAGCATTTGAGTATAGAAGAGCTAGTAAAGAAGCTAGATGGGATAAGATGAGTAAGCTATTTCCAAAACTAGCCAAAGCCATCACAGTAGCAGCTAAAGAGGGTGGAAGCGACCCAGATATGAACCCAAAACTCCGCTCAGCCATAGCTACAGCCAAAGCTCAAAATATGCCAAAAGATAATATTGACGCAGCTATAAAAAGAGCAAGTGGAAAAGATAGTAGCGATATTAAAACTATATTTTACGATGGCAAGGCCGCTCACGGAGTGCAAATTATCGTAGAAGCAGCTACTGATAATGCCACTAGAACAGTAGCAAATGTCAAAGCGATATTTAATAAAAATGGCGGCGAGATATTGCCAAGTGGTAGCCTTAGTTTTATGTTTAGTCGTAAAGCAGTGTTTGAAGTAGGGGTGCCAAATAGCGATCTTGAAGAGTTGGAGTTGGAGCTGATTGATTATGGTCTTGAGCTTTTAGAAAAGGGCGAAAATAGCCTGATGATATATGGCGATTATAAGAGCTTTGGCACACTTAGTGATGGGATTGAGAAGTGTAATTTAACTCTAAAAAAAGGCAGTTTGCAGTATATTCCAAATTCCACAATCACGCTTAATGATGAAGAGCTTGGCGAGATTGAGAAGCTTTTAGATAAGCTTGATGATGACGATGATGTACAAGCTGTATATACAAATATAGAGTAA
- a CDS encoding peptidylprolyl isomerase: MEKLKVYNIDSNELAKCKFAVIKTDKGDMVAKLYPDEAPQTVANFVELAKSGFYDGLNFHRVIPNFVIQGGCPYGNGVGGPGWRIKCECVGQKRKHERGSLSMAHAGRDTGGSQFFVCHSPQPHLNGVHTIFGDLIDDDSKSVLDAIKQGDKINTIEIKESL, encoded by the coding sequence ATGGAAAAATTGAAAGTATATAATATAGATAGCAATGAGTTAGCTAAGTGTAAATTCGCAGTTATTAAAACTGATAAAGGCGATATGGTAGCCAAGCTATATCCAGATGAAGCCCCACAAACTGTGGCTAACTTCGTAGAATTAGCCAAATCTGGATTTTATGATGGACTTAATTTTCATAGAGTTATCCCAAATTTCGTTATCCAAGGCGGTTGTCCATATGGCAATGGAGTTGGCGGACCTGGCTGGAGAATAAAGTGCGAATGCGTAGGTCAAAAACGCAAACACGAAAGAGGTAGCCTAAGTATGGCACACGCTGGAAGAGATACAGGCGGTAGTCAATTTTTCGTCTGTCATAGCCCTCAACCGCATCTAAATGGCGTCCATACAATATTTGGAGACCTAATTGATGATGATAGCAAAAGTGTTTTAGATGCAATTAAACAAGGCGATAAAATAAATACAATAGAGATTAAAGAGAGTTTATAA
- the tuf gene encoding elongation factor Tu, with translation MAKEKFSRNKPHVNIGTIGHVDHGKTTLTAAISAVLSRKGLAELKDYDNIDNAPEEKERGITIATSHIEYETTNRHYAHVDCPGHADYVKNMITGAAQMDGAILVVSAADGPMPQTREHILLSRQVGVPYIVVFMNKADMVDDAELLELVEMEIRELLSEYDFPGDDTPIISGSALQALEEAKAGNDGEWSAKIMALMDAVDSYIPTPVRATDKDFLMPIEDVFSISGRGTVVTGRIEKGVVKVGDTIEIVGIRDTQTTTVTGVEMFRKEMDQGEAGDNVGVLLRGTKKEDVERGMVLCKPKSITPHTQFEGEVYILTKEEGGRHTPFFNNYRPQFYVRTTDVTGSITLPEGTEMVMPGDNLKITVELIAPVALEEGTRFAIREGGRTVGSGVVSKIIK, from the coding sequence ATGGCTAAAGAGAAGTTTTCAAGAAATAAGCCACACGTAAATATTGGTACTATCGGTCATGTTGACCATGGTAAAACTACATTAACAGCTGCTATTTCTGCTGTTTTATCAAGAAAAGGTCTTGCAGAGCTTAAAGATTATGATAATATCGATAACGCTCCAGAAGAAAAAGAGAGAGGTATTACAATTGCTACTTCTCACATTGAGTATGAAACAACTAATCGCCACTATGCGCATGTCGATTGTCCAGGCCACGCTGACTATGTAAAAAATATGATTACAGGTGCTGCTCAAATGGATGGTGCTATCTTAGTTGTATCTGCAGCTGATGGTCCAATGCCACAAACTCGTGAGCACATTCTACTATCTCGCCAAGTTGGTGTTCCATATATCGTTGTCTTTATGAATAAAGCTGATATGGTTGATGATGCTGAACTTTTAGAGTTAGTTGAAATGGAAATTCGCGAACTTCTAAGCGAATATGATTTTCCAGGTGATGATACTCCAATTATTAGCGGTTCTGCTCTTCAAGCGCTTGAAGAGGCTAAAGCTGGTAATGATGGTGAGTGGTCAGCTAAGATTATGGCTCTTATGGATGCAGTTGATAGCTATATCCCAACTCCAGTTCGTGCTACAGATAAAGACTTCCTAATGCCAATTGAAGATGTATTCTCAATCTCTGGTCGTGGTACAGTTGTTACAGGTAGAATTGAAAAAGGTGTTGTTAAAGTTGGTGATACTATTGAAATTGTAGGTATCCGCGATACTCAAACAACAACAGTAACTGGCGTTGAAATGTTTAGAAAAGAGATGGATCAAGGTGAAGCTGGCGATAATGTTGGCGTTCTACTAAGAGGTACTAAAAAAGAGGATGTTGAGAGAGGTATGGTTTTATGTAAGCCAAAATCTATCACTCCACATACGCAATTTGAAGGCGAAGTGTATATCTTGACTAAAGAAGAAGGTGGTCGCCATACTCCATTCTTTAACAACTATAGACCGCAATTTTATGTTAGAACAACAGATGTTACTGGTTCAATAACTCTACCTGAAGGTACAGAGATGGTTATGCCTGGTGATAACCTTAAAATTACTGTTGAGCTTATCGCTCCAGTTGCACTAGAAGAAGGTACAAGATTTGCTATCCGTGAGGGTGGTAGAACTGTTGGTTCTGGTGTTGTATCTAAAATTATTAAGTAA
- the rpmG gene encoding 50S ribosomal protein L33 — translation MASANRVKIGLKCSECNDINYTTTKNSKTKTEKLELKKYCPRLKKHTVHKEVKLK, via the coding sequence ATGGCAAGTGCAAATAGAGTTAAAATTGGTTTAAAATGTTCTGAATGTAATGACATTAATTACACAACAACCAAAAATAGCAAAACAAAAACTGAAAAGTTAGAGCTTAAAAAATATTGTCCAAGATTAAAAAAACATACAGTTCATAAAGAAGTTAAGCTAAAATAA
- the secE gene encoding preprotein translocase subunit SecE, producing the protein MEKFISYLKLSRAEIGKVIFPTKEQIRNAFITVFAVVTVVSLFLALVDLIMSFSVSKLV; encoded by the coding sequence ATGGAAAAGTTTATAAGTTATTTAAAATTATCACGAGCAGAGATTGGCAAGGTTATATTTCCTACCAAAGAGCAAATTAGAAATGCTTTTATAACAGTTTTTGCTGTTGTAACTGTGGTTTCTCTATTTTTAGCCTTGGTTGATTTAATTATGTCTTTTTCTGTATCTAAACTTGTATAA
- the nusG gene encoding transcription termination/antitermination protein NusG, whose translation MAHKWYAIQTYAGSEMSVKRAIENLVKDHGIEEQLLEVIVPTEDVIEIKNGKQKINERSLYPGYAFAHLDLDTALWHKIQSLPKVGRFIGEAKKPTPLSDKDINLILEKVNKRAAPKPKISFETGETVRVTDGPFANFNATVEEYDMVHGKLRLNVSIFGRSTPVEIMYSQVEKIV comes from the coding sequence ATGGCACATAAATGGTATGCTATTCAGACTTATGCAGGTAGTGAGATGAGTGTCAAAAGAGCCATTGAAAATTTAGTTAAAGATCATGGTATTGAGGAGCAACTTTTAGAGGTTATTGTTCCTACAGAAGATGTTATTGAGATTAAAAATGGAAAGCAAAAGATTAATGAGAGAAGTTTATATCCAGGTTATGCTTTTGCACATTTAGATCTTGATACTGCACTTTGGCACAAGATTCAGTCTCTTCCTAAGGTTGGTAGATTTATCGGTGAAGCAAAAAAACCAACACCTTTAAGCGATAAAGATATAAATCTTATTTTAGAAAAGGTTAATAAAAGAGCAGCTCCTAAGCCAAAAATTTCATTTGAAACTGGCGAGACTGTTCGTGTTACTGATGGTCCATTTGCTAATTTTAATGCCACTGTAGAAGAGTATGATATGGTTCATGGCAAACTTCGATTAAATGTATCTATATTTGGTAGAAGTACGCCTGTAGAAATTATGTATTCACAAGTTGAAAAGATAGTCTAA
- the rplK gene encoding 50S ribosomal protein L11: protein MAKKVVGEIKLQIAATKANPSPPVGPALGQQGVNIMEFCKAFNERTKDMAGYNIPVVITVYADKSFTFITKQPPATDLIKKAAGITKGADNPLKNKVGQLTKAQILEIVDKKIVDMNTKDREQAAKIIAGSARSMGITIVD from the coding sequence ATGGCTAAAAAAGTTGTAGGCGAAATTAAACTGCAAATTGCAGCTACAAAAGCAAATCCAAGTCCGCCAGTTGGTCCTGCTTTGGGTCAGCAAGGCGTTAATATTATGGAGTTTTGTAAGGCATTTAATGAAAGAACAAAAGATATGGCTGGTTATAATATCCCAGTTGTTATCACTGTTTATGCTGATAAAAGCTTTACATTTATTACAAAGCAACCACCAGCAACAGATTTAATCAAAAAAGCTGCTGGTATTACAAAAGGTGCGGATAATCCGCTTAAAAATAAAGTAGGTCAATTAACTAAGGCTCAGATACTTGAGATAGTAGATAAAAAAATAGTTGATATGAATACTAAAGATAGAGAGCAAGCTGCTAAGATTATAGCTGGTTCAGCTCGTTCTATGGGTATAACCATAGTAGATTAA
- the rplA gene encoding 50S ribosomal protein L1 — MSKKTTKRFTELLKKVDSNKIYNLDEAVSTVKTLASAKFDETVEIALKLNVDPRHADQMVRGSVVLPAGTGKTVRVAVIAKDAKADEAKAAGADIVGAEDFVDEIAKGVINFDVLIATPNLMGLVGKIGRLLGPKGLMPNPKTGTVTMDVAQAVKNAKGGQVNFRVDKQGNIHAGLGKVSFTKEQLNENITAFIKMINKHKPAAAKGKYIKSAALSLTMSPSISLETQELMDLK, encoded by the coding sequence ATGTCAAAAAAAACTACAAAGAGATTTACAGAATTACTAAAAAAAGTAGATTCAAATAAAATTTATAATTTAGATGAGGCTGTATCTACAGTTAAAACACTAGCTTCAGCAAAATTTGATGAAACAGTTGAAATAGCACTTAAATTAAATGTGGATCCTAGACATGCAGATCAGATGGTTCGTGGTTCAGTGGTTTTACCTGCTGGTACTGGTAAGACTGTAAGAGTGGCCGTAATAGCTAAAGATGCTAAGGCTGATGAGGCTAAAGCTGCTGGTGCTGATATTGTGGGTGCTGAGGATTTTGTTGATGAGATCGCTAAAGGTGTTATTAACTTTGATGTGCTTATTGCTACTCCAAATTTAATGGGATTAGTTGGCAAAATAGGTCGTCTTTTAGGACCTAAAGGTTTAATGCCAAACCCTAAAACTGGCACTGTAACTATGGATGTTGCTCAAGCTGTTAAAAATGCTAAAGGTGGTCAAGTAAATTTCCGTGTTGATAAGCAAGGAAATATCCACGCTGGTCTTGGTAAAGTTAGCTTTACAAAAGAGCAATTAAATGAGAATATTACTGCCTTTATCAAAATGATAAATAAACATAAACCAGCAGCCGCAAAAGGTAAATATATCAAATCTGCTGCACTATCTTTGACAATGAGTCCATCAATATCTCTTGAAACTCAAGAGCTTATGGATCTTAAATAA